The Cryptococcus neoformans var. neoformans B-3501A chromosome 7, whole genome shotgun sequence genome window below encodes:
- a CDS encoding hypothetical protein (Match to EST gb|CF189317.1|CF189317; HMMPfam hit to Mog1, Ran-interacting Mob1 protein, score: 63.2, E(): 6.9e-16), translating to MSALLCPRPLFGGAISLDLPQNSIDASDLRQIPNNQEVFLFPHSDTALVLEILEMVEEGGAREDLWEAAKFHFNSIAHDNASLDSTILTPAPPSSIPSAPSASPTIAPQAVILSGTQRIHKFSHDPTGAPRPGHENDVADDVWIGLALWRVWVESGNGKKKADVVLSVNVNLSAVDGSGEKERRQVEGWFGKAVESLKVVDYGLFGNVE from the exons ATGTCGGCCTTGCTCTGCCCTCGACCCCTCTTTGGAGGCGCCATCTCTCTTGATCTCCCCCAGAACTCTATCGATGCCAG CGACTTGCGTCAGATCCCTAATAACCAAGAAGTGTTCCTCTTCCCGCATTCGGACACAGCCCTGGTTCTTGAGATACTTGAAATGGTTGAAGAGGGTGGTGCGCGGGAGGATCTTTGGGAAGCTGCAAA ATTCCACTTCAACTCGATCGCACATGACAATGCCTCTCTAGACTCTACCATCCTCACGCCTgcacctccttcttccatcccttcagCGCCGTCTGCGTCTCCCACTATCGCGCCCCAGGCGGTGATACTGAGCGGTACCCAGCGTATCCACAAATTCTCGCACGACCCCACTGGCGCGCCCCGGCCAGGGCACGAGAATGACGTTGCGGATGATGTCTGGATAGGACTCGCCCTCTGGAGGGTGTGGGTGGAAAGCGGGAacgggaagaagaaggcggatgTGGTGTTGAGCGTGAATGTGAACCTGAGCGCTGTGGACGGAAgcggggagaaggagaggcggCAGGTGGAAGGGTGGTTTGGGAAAGCGGTGGAGAGTTTAAAGGTTGTGGATTATGGGTTATTCGGAAATGTTGAATAG